Proteins from a single region of Amycolatopsis sp. CA-230715:
- a CDS encoding siderophore-interacting protein, whose product MSRVDHRDRHLERIAEVRAGTSAEKVPYPIRIRETEVVGTRMIGDGLIRVTLGGPGTAGFEAHSPDEHVKLLFPDPDGTLRLPEPNGRMLRWPRPAPVSREYTVRRYDAATGELDIDVAVHDGGLASDWAKAVEPGAVVHVAGPPGGLIVPHTYDRYLLAGDITALPAIARWLEELPRAASGWAFIEVTGPAHEIALSAPEDVEVHWLHSGERTPGTGDVLERAVRAVPVPAGERVYVWLAGEAGALKPLRRWVRDELGLGKNDHDITGYWKQGVADFDEDHD is encoded by the coding sequence GTGAGCCGGGTCGATCACCGCGACCGGCACCTCGAGCGGATCGCGGAGGTGCGCGCGGGCACGAGCGCGGAGAAGGTGCCCTACCCGATCCGGATCCGCGAGACCGAGGTCGTCGGCACGCGCATGATCGGCGACGGCCTGATCAGGGTGACCCTCGGCGGTCCGGGAACGGCGGGCTTCGAGGCGCATTCACCCGACGAGCACGTCAAACTGCTCTTCCCGGATCCCGACGGGACGCTGCGCCTGCCGGAGCCGAACGGGCGGATGCTCCGGTGGCCGCGCCCGGCACCGGTTTCCCGCGAGTACACGGTCCGCCGGTACGACGCGGCGACGGGCGAGCTCGACATCGACGTGGCCGTGCACGACGGCGGTCTCGCGTCGGACTGGGCGAAGGCCGTCGAACCGGGCGCGGTCGTGCACGTGGCGGGGCCTCCCGGCGGGCTGATCGTGCCGCACACCTACGACCGGTACCTCCTGGCAGGTGACATCACCGCGCTGCCCGCGATCGCCCGCTGGTTGGAGGAACTGCCCCGCGCGGCGTCCGGCTGGGCGTTCATCGAGGTCACGGGTCCCGCGCACGAGATCGCGCTGTCCGCGCCGGAGGACGTCGAGGTGCACTGGCTGCACAGCGGGGAACGAACACCCGGTACCGGGGACGTGTTGGAGCGCGCGGTCCGCGCGGTGCCCGTGCCGGCCGGCGAGCGCGTCTACGTCTGGCTCGCCGGGGAAGCGGGCGCGCTGAAACCGTTGCGCCGCTGGGTTCGCGACGAGCTGGGGCTCGGCAAGAACGACCACGACATCACCGGCTACTGGAAGCAAGGCGTAGCCGACTTCGACGAAGACCACGATTAG
- a CDS encoding phosphopantetheine-binding protein → MSTPALSADRVRADVTELLGCEPAEIALDENLFDRGLDSVRTMSLVERWRAGGAAGLEFPDLAERPELGHWTTVLGKASA, encoded by the coding sequence ATGAGCACACCCGCCCTGTCCGCCGACCGCGTCCGCGCCGATGTCACGGAGCTCCTCGGCTGCGAGCCCGCCGAGATCGCGCTCGACGAGAACCTGTTCGACCGCGGCCTCGACTCGGTCCGGACGATGTCCCTCGTCGAACGGTGGCGCGCCGGGGGCGCGGCCGGGCTGGAGTTCCCCGACCTGGCCGAGCGTCCCGAACTCGGGCACTGGACGACCGTGCTCGGCAAGGCGTCGGCGTGA
- a CDS encoding G1 family glutamic endopeptidase — protein sequence MRKFTVLSAAAVLVAAGGIASPAVAQGRHGAPHRAHHRTHQSSNWAGYVAGGTHKTVVTTWVNPEVDCSTRGIVSWWDGIDGQDSNTVEQIGVDANCESGSLRYEPWYELYPQDSVYFDEPTEAGDTMTATTTYDGDHRYTMTLADSTKDWSKTFHGTASGDQDVDAEVIVEAIGSGDIPPCPDFGTVSFSKTTVDDRAFAEYGPGKTDLVRDDTQLTATGDLSGGDFSVRWLHS from the coding sequence ATGAGGAAGTTCACCGTGCTGTCCGCGGCCGCGGTGCTCGTGGCCGCGGGTGGGATCGCGTCACCGGCCGTCGCGCAGGGGCGGCACGGCGCGCCGCATCGGGCGCACCACCGGACGCACCAATCGTCGAACTGGGCGGGGTACGTGGCTGGCGGAACTCACAAAACCGTGGTCACCACGTGGGTGAATCCCGAGGTGGACTGCTCGACGCGGGGCATCGTGTCCTGGTGGGACGGGATCGACGGGCAGGATTCGAACACCGTCGAGCAGATCGGTGTCGACGCGAACTGCGAATCCGGCAGTCTGCGGTACGAGCCGTGGTACGAGCTGTACCCGCAGGATTCGGTGTACTTCGACGAGCCGACCGAGGCCGGGGACACGATGACCGCGACCACCACCTACGACGGCGACCACAGGTACACGATGACGCTGGCGGATTCGACCAAGGACTGGTCGAAGACGTTCCACGGTACCGCTTCCGGCGATCAGGACGTCGACGCCGAGGTGATCGTGGAGGCGATCGGCTCGGGTGACATCCCGCCGTGCCCGGACTTCGGCACCGTCTCGTTCAGCAAGACCACTGTGGACGATCGCGCGTTCGCGGAGTACGGGCCCGGCAAGACCGACCTGGTGCGCGACGACACCCAGTTGACCGCGACCGGCGACCTGAGCGGAGGCGACTTCTCCGTGCGGTGGCTGCATTCCTGA
- a CDS encoding HNH endonuclease signature motif containing protein, with the protein MSETSPSLVPQQDELWRLDARKVAALLREEFVTCWQQEARIHRMIAHLDNGGARELGYTSVTGLVAEIARSSGPGVKKLVKRALATNPSQSVGGAEIPAAAPLVGDAVREGEISPEHVDGIVRVLEKIPATVSAEDREFAERSLVELARTAGTREIGKLGKEILGHLDPDGPEPRDTPDPTRALHVHQRKDGSAKFDGYLDPVSAAKTLALLDPLATPRADESDGTVVRSRGERYGDAFMEIVALAASHPESPNRSGGRADLIVTIPLADLKAELGKACLDMVTDITASEARILACDCRIIPMMLDGKGQPLEVGRAKRLVTEAIRYMLAMRDKGCAFPGCSRAPRHCEAHHVVAWAHGGLTEVGNLVLLCSAHHRLLHRSDWTLRMVNGLPEFTPPDFIDPWRRSRTNRHTTQPRAA; encoded by the coding sequence GTGTCCGAGACTTCTCCTTCTCTTGTGCCGCAGCAGGATGAGCTGTGGCGGCTTGACGCGCGCAAGGTTGCCGCGTTGCTACGGGAAGAGTTCGTGACATGCTGGCAGCAGGAAGCCCGTATCCACCGCATGATCGCGCACCTGGACAACGGTGGCGCCCGCGAACTGGGGTACACGAGTGTCACCGGGCTGGTGGCCGAAATCGCACGCAGCTCCGGGCCCGGGGTGAAGAAGCTGGTGAAACGAGCACTGGCGACCAACCCCAGTCAGAGTGTCGGCGGTGCGGAGATTCCCGCCGCGGCGCCTCTTGTCGGAGATGCCGTGCGAGAAGGCGAGATTTCCCCGGAGCACGTGGACGGGATCGTGCGGGTGTTGGAGAAAATCCCCGCCACTGTCTCGGCTGAGGATCGGGAGTTCGCGGAACGATCCTTGGTCGAGTTGGCTCGTACGGCGGGCACGAGAGAGATCGGCAAGCTGGGCAAGGAAATCCTCGGCCACCTTGATCCCGATGGCCCCGAGCCCCGCGACACTCCCGATCCCACCCGGGCCCTGCACGTCCATCAGCGCAAGGACGGGTCAGCCAAGTTCGACGGCTACCTCGACCCCGTCTCCGCCGCGAAAACCCTCGCGTTGCTGGATCCTCTCGCGACACCGCGCGCCGACGAGTCCGATGGCACCGTGGTGCGCAGTCGCGGGGAGCGGTACGGGGACGCGTTCATGGAGATCGTCGCCCTCGCCGCGAGTCATCCCGAGTCGCCGAATCGCAGTGGTGGCCGTGCGGATCTGATCGTGACCATTCCTCTGGCGGACTTGAAAGCGGAGCTGGGCAAGGCGTGTCTGGACATGGTCACCGATATCACCGCCAGCGAGGCCCGCATCCTGGCGTGTGACTGCAGAATCATCCCGATGATGCTCGACGGCAAAGGCCAGCCCCTGGAAGTCGGGCGGGCGAAGCGTCTGGTCACCGAAGCGATCCGATACATGCTTGCCATGCGCGACAAAGGATGCGCGTTTCCCGGTTGTTCCCGCGCGCCGCGCCACTGCGAGGCGCACCATGTCGTGGCGTGGGCACACGGCGGCCTCACCGAGGTGGGCAATCTCGTGCTGTTATGTTCCGCGCACCATCGACTGTTGCATCGTAGCGACTGGACACTCCGCATGGTCAACGGCCTCCCCGAATTCACCCCACCCGACTTCATCGACCCCTGGCGAAGATCCAGAACAAACCGCCACACCACCCAACCCCGCGCCGCGTAA